The Marinobacter subterrani genome has a segment encoding these proteins:
- the kdpB gene encoding potassium-transporting ATPase subunit KdpB, which yields MSKKTPKMTDSLDLGSVIGQSIKRLSPKDLARNPVMMVVGVGTLITFLLGATHLAQGAPAGLDFAICAILLFTVLFANGAESVAEARGKAQAGALRATRKDLKARKLDGEQHKEVAATDLRRGDRVLVKPNELIPADGEIVTGAATINESAVTGESAPVLREARTDNSGVSAGTKVLSDEIVVEVTVDPGNSLLDRMIALVEGAKRQKTPNELALSVLLAAMTLVFLIVVVSLVPFGGFVGATPSFSVLVALLVCLIPTTIGGLLPAIGIAGMDRAMRANVIAKSGKAVEVAGSIDTLLLDKTGTITLGDRKATAFETVQGVAPGTLRDAALLTSLADPTPEGKSVVALARDKGSKVEASEGTEFIEFSANTRISGVDLPDGRILRKGATDAIRKFVIANGGNYPQETDRLVDRVAKNGATPLVVAEGNRVLGVIALSDVIKSGIKERFAKLREMGVKTVMITGDNPVTAAAIAAEAGVDDFIAEATPEQKLDIIRKEQAEGRMVAMMGDGTNDAPALAQADLGLAMNSGTQAAREAGNMVDLDSDPGKLLQVVEIGKQLLITRGSLTTFSLANDVAKYFAILPALFVTSLPALDALNILNLSNPMSAVLAATIFNALIIPALIPFALKGVQFKPASATQLLRRNLLIFGLGGLLLPFVAIKALDVMLTVVI from the coding sequence ATGTCCAAGAAAACCCCTAAAATGACAGACTCGCTTGATCTGGGCAGCGTTATAGGCCAGTCAATCAAGCGTCTGTCGCCAAAAGACCTGGCCCGCAATCCAGTGATGATGGTTGTCGGTGTCGGCACGCTGATTACCTTCCTGCTGGGCGCAACCCATCTGGCCCAGGGAGCACCAGCCGGGCTTGATTTCGCCATCTGCGCGATCCTGCTGTTCACGGTGCTGTTCGCTAACGGAGCGGAATCCGTGGCTGAGGCTCGTGGCAAGGCCCAGGCTGGCGCACTCCGGGCGACCAGGAAGGATCTGAAAGCCCGCAAGTTGGATGGTGAGCAGCATAAGGAAGTCGCGGCGACAGACCTGCGCCGTGGCGACCGCGTGCTGGTGAAACCCAACGAGCTGATCCCTGCCGACGGTGAAATTGTCACCGGCGCCGCGACCATCAACGAATCCGCGGTGACGGGTGAATCCGCTCCGGTGCTGCGGGAGGCCCGCACCGACAACAGTGGCGTCAGCGCCGGCACCAAGGTGCTCTCTGATGAGATCGTGGTTGAGGTGACGGTGGATCCCGGTAACTCATTGCTGGATCGCATGATCGCCCTGGTAGAAGGCGCAAAACGTCAGAAGACCCCGAATGAACTGGCACTCTCGGTTCTGCTGGCGGCCATGACCCTTGTGTTCCTGATCGTGGTGGTGTCGCTGGTGCCCTTTGGCGGATTTGTCGGCGCCACGCCCTCCTTCTCGGTACTGGTTGCGCTGCTTGTCTGCCTGATTCCCACCACCATCGGCGGCCTGCTCCCGGCCATCGGTATTGCTGGCATGGACCGCGCCATGCGGGCGAATGTGATTGCCAAATCCGGTAAGGCGGTTGAGGTAGCCGGTTCCATCGACACCCTGCTGCTGGACAAAACCGGGACCATCACACTGGGTGATCGCAAGGCCACCGCCTTTGAAACCGTTCAGGGCGTGGCGCCTGGCACATTGAGGGATGCGGCATTGCTGACTTCACTGGCGGACCCCACCCCAGAGGGTAAATCTGTGGTCGCCCTGGCCCGGGACAAGGGATCCAAGGTTGAAGCCTCTGAAGGCACAGAGTTTATCGAGTTCTCCGCCAACACCCGCATTTCCGGTGTGGATTTGCCCGATGGCCGGATACTTCGCAAAGGCGCAACCGATGCTATTCGCAAATTTGTCATCGCGAATGGCGGCAACTATCCGCAGGAAACCGACCGCCTGGTCGATCGGGTTGCCAAGAACGGTGCAACTCCGCTGGTGGTGGCTGAAGGCAATCGCGTTCTCGGCGTTATCGCCCTGTCGGATGTGATCAAATCCGGTATCAAGGAGCGGTTCGCCAAACTGCGGGAAATGGGGGTTAAAACGGTGATGATCACCGGTGACAACCCGGTGACAGCTGCTGCCATTGCCGCCGAGGCCGGCGTTGACGACTTCATAGCCGAGGCCACCCCTGAACAGAAACTGGACATCATCCGCAAGGAACAGGCGGAAGGCCGTATGGTGGCGATGATGGGTGACGGCACCAACGATGCCCCGGCCCTGGCCCAGGCCGACCTGGGGCTGGCCATGAATTCCGGCACCCAGGCGGCGCGGGAAGCCGGCAACATGGTGGACCTGGATTCCGACCCGGGCAAACTGCTGCAGGTGGTGGAGATCGGCAAGCAGCTTCTGATTACCCGGGGCTCGCTGACCACCTTCTCCCTCGCCAACGACGTGGCCAAGTATTTCGCCATCCTGCCGGCGCTGTTCGTAACAAGCCTGCCGGCGCTGGATGCGCTGAACATTCTGAACCTCTCGAACCCGATGAGTGCGGTGCTGGCAGCGACGATTTTCAACGCCCTGATCATACCGGCCCTGATTCCGTTCGCCCTCAAAGGCGTTCAGTTCAAACCGGCCAGCGCGACCCAGCTGCTGCGACGTAACCTTCTGATTTTCGGATTAGGTGGGCTATTGCTCCCCTTCGTCGCCATCAAGGCGCTGGATGTCATGCTCACCGTGGTAATCTAA
- the kdpC gene encoding potassium-transporting ATPase subunit KdpC produces the protein MADSNTVSATRSASWLAAARAAIVFILICGGLYPLVITTVGGVLFPHQATGSLIEIDGKVVGSELVGQRFTAPEYFHGRPSAAGYDPFSVSGSNYAPSNPDLRARVAEDSEAIASREGVSPDSIPVDLLAASGSGIDPHISPESALLQAERVAAARDIPVSEVHDLIKQVTEGPTFGVFGQPRVNVLKINLALDGKEISD, from the coding sequence ATGGCTGATTCAAATACTGTAAGTGCAACCCGGTCGGCCTCCTGGCTGGCCGCTGCGAGGGCTGCCATAGTGTTCATCCTTATTTGCGGCGGACTGTATCCTCTGGTTATCACGACCGTAGGCGGTGTACTTTTCCCCCATCAGGCCACTGGCAGTCTGATCGAGATAGACGGCAAAGTGGTGGGCTCAGAACTGGTTGGACAACGGTTCACAGCCCCGGAATACTTTCATGGCAGGCCATCAGCCGCAGGCTATGATCCGTTTTCCGTGAGCGGTTCCAACTACGCGCCCAGCAATCCCGATCTCAGAGCCCGCGTGGCAGAGGATTCCGAAGCAATTGCGTCAAGGGAAGGCGTGTCGCCCGACTCGATTCCGGTCGATTTGCTGGCGGCTTCTGGTTCCGGCATTGATCCGCACATTTCACCTGAGTCGGCTCTTTTGCAGGCCGAGCGGGTGGCGGCCGCACGGGACATCCCCGTGTCCGAAGTACATGACCTGATCAAACAGGTCACCGAAGGCCCAACGTTTGGCGTTTTCGGCCAGCCCCGGGTTAACGTGCTGAAAATCAATCTGGCGCTGGATGGCAAGGAGATTTCCGATTGA
- a CDS encoding sensor histidine kinase — protein sequence MTNGDLNRPNPDALLKTQQRDSAGGLKIFLGAAPGVGKTYQMLQAAHELKRQGVDVVVGVAETHGRAETLALCEGLEQLPAKEIEYAGKQFREFDLDAALTRKPDVLLLDELAHRNIPGSRHPRRYQDIEELLDQGITVWTAINIQHLESLSDVVASITGVRMRETVPDSILERARDIVLVDLTPSELLERLKQGKVYVPEQARAAMEGYFSPSNLSALREMAVQAIAERLDSDVRETMQSRGIEGPWHIRSKMLVAVDGSGQGETLVRAGRRLAERRKAPWTVVTVDNGRAGPAERQRLERVFELATRLGAEVKTLRGYDVAEEILAFAKDQNVTTLVLGRSHNRWWHFRKSTSRHLLKKADAFEVTFIPVPRKQRRQIIETAPRGGKLTDYVWAVASVGVATLLSKVLVQLLPLGNLSLIFLTAVLWVAARTGIRPALFTALLSFLTYNFFFTEPRLTFNMTETDEVLTVVFFLIIAVIGGNLAGRLRGQIHMLRVSNDQTDAQLAFTRRLASAPDITSVQNEAVEAMYDQFRMPLIIAQNSPDNGDLEVITRGGPAQTLNEAAYSAIDWALRNARPSGAFSDTLNSLPWRFEPIEADNQVYGVLGLRVDDMSAEYYRGLAVGIYVHQLGLAWFRTQLAANLSASRVAEETERLRSALLSSISHDLRTPLSSMIGSASTLKSMFNKLSDEDRESLFDSVLGEGERLDRYIRNLLDMTKLGHGTLKIERDWIAFTDILASALRRTRNLMSKVRVERNVEQDLPLLFVHPALIEQALVNVLENAAKFAPDGSTLTIQAHREANELIIAISDEGPGIPEDQREQVFDMFFTGGEGDRGPHGSGLGLAICHGMVAAHGGRIRALAGPNGSGATIEMVLPLIESPEQESNRESSE from the coding sequence TTGACTAATGGCGATCTCAATCGCCCCAACCCCGACGCGCTGCTGAAGACTCAGCAGCGCGATTCGGCCGGCGGGCTGAAAATTTTTCTGGGTGCGGCGCCGGGCGTCGGCAAAACCTATCAGATGCTTCAGGCTGCCCATGAGCTGAAGCGCCAGGGTGTTGATGTGGTCGTTGGCGTCGCTGAAACCCACGGACGCGCCGAAACCCTGGCCCTGTGTGAGGGCCTTGAGCAGCTTCCGGCAAAGGAAATCGAGTATGCCGGCAAACAGTTTCGGGAATTTGATCTGGATGCTGCCCTCACCCGAAAACCGGACGTTCTGCTGCTGGATGAGCTGGCTCACCGGAATATTCCGGGTTCCCGTCACCCCCGGCGTTATCAGGACATCGAAGAGCTGCTGGACCAGGGCATAACGGTCTGGACTGCCATTAATATCCAGCATCTCGAAAGTCTTTCGGATGTGGTGGCCAGCATCACCGGCGTCCGGATGCGGGAAACCGTACCCGATTCGATCCTGGAGCGGGCCAGAGACATTGTACTGGTAGACCTCACACCTTCGGAACTGCTCGAACGCCTGAAGCAGGGCAAGGTCTACGTACCTGAACAGGCCCGGGCGGCGATGGAGGGGTACTTCTCGCCCTCGAACCTGTCAGCCCTCCGGGAAATGGCGGTTCAGGCCATCGCCGAGCGGCTCGACTCGGATGTGCGTGAAACCATGCAGTCCCGGGGCATAGAGGGGCCCTGGCACATCCGGTCGAAAATGCTTGTGGCCGTGGATGGCTCAGGCCAGGGAGAAACCCTGGTGAGAGCCGGAAGGCGGTTGGCTGAACGACGCAAAGCACCCTGGACTGTTGTCACCGTCGACAACGGTCGGGCAGGTCCGGCAGAGCGGCAACGCCTTGAACGGGTATTTGAACTCGCGACCAGGCTGGGCGCCGAGGTAAAAACACTTCGCGGCTACGACGTCGCCGAGGAGATTCTCGCCTTCGCGAAAGACCAGAACGTGACCACATTGGTTCTGGGGCGCTCCCATAACCGCTGGTGGCACTTCCGAAAGTCCACCAGCCGCCATCTGCTGAAAAAGGCGGACGCGTTTGAAGTGACCTTCATTCCGGTTCCACGGAAACAGCGGCGGCAAATCATCGAAACCGCACCCCGGGGAGGCAAACTCACAGACTATGTCTGGGCGGTTGCCAGTGTTGGTGTCGCGACGCTCCTTTCCAAGGTTCTTGTGCAACTGCTGCCGCTGGGCAACCTGTCCCTGATCTTTCTGACCGCTGTTTTGTGGGTCGCCGCGAGGACCGGTATACGCCCAGCGCTGTTCACGGCGCTGCTCAGTTTCCTGACCTACAACTTCTTTTTCACCGAGCCGCGCCTGACCTTCAATATGACGGAGACTGATGAGGTCCTGACGGTGGTTTTCTTCCTGATTATTGCGGTCATCGGCGGCAATCTCGCAGGCCGGCTGCGAGGCCAGATCCACATGCTTCGCGTATCCAACGACCAGACGGATGCCCAACTGGCCTTTACCCGGCGATTGGCGTCCGCTCCGGATATCACCTCGGTTCAGAATGAGGCGGTGGAGGCCATGTACGATCAGTTCCGGATGCCTCTTATCATCGCCCAGAACAGCCCGGACAATGGCGACCTCGAAGTCATTACCCGGGGAGGACCGGCACAGACCCTGAATGAGGCGGCGTACTCAGCGATCGACTGGGCCCTCAGAAATGCCAGGCCCAGTGGTGCCTTCTCGGACACCCTGAACAGCCTTCCCTGGCGGTTTGAGCCGATTGAGGCGGACAATCAGGTGTACGGTGTTCTGGGGCTTCGGGTGGATGACATGTCTGCGGAGTATTATCGGGGCCTTGCAGTCGGTATCTATGTGCATCAGTTGGGGCTCGCATGGTTCAGGACCCAGTTGGCAGCCAACCTTTCTGCATCGCGGGTTGCCGAGGAGACCGAACGTCTGCGATCCGCCCTGCTTTCCTCCATCTCCCACGACCTGCGCACCCCTCTATCTTCCATGATTGGCTCTGCAAGTACACTGAAATCGATGTTCAACAAGCTTTCGGACGAAGACCGTGAAAGTCTTTTCGATTCCGTGCTCGGCGAAGGCGAACGGTTGGACAGATACATCCGTAATTTGCTGGATATGACGAAACTCGGCCACGGTACGCTCAAGATCGAAAGGGACTGGATCGCTTTCACGGATATTCTCGCTTCCGCGCTCAGGCGCACCAGAAACCTGATGTCGAAAGTTCGGGTCGAGCGGAATGTAGAACAGGATCTCCCGCTGCTTTTTGTCCACCCGGCGCTCATTGAGCAGGCGCTGGTCAATGTGCTGGAAAACGCCGCCAAGTTCGCGCCCGATGGTTCAACATTGACCATCCAGGCTCATCGGGAGGCAAATGAATTGATTATTGCCATTTCAGACGAGGGGCCGGGC